From a region of the Campylobacter showae genome:
- a CDS encoding barstar family protein, translated as MKIITLNGAKMREKTAAFEYLARKFGLGPEIKNLDALYDALGEINEPTQINLKNRAALASLGGYADDLIAVFTDLAEENEQVKFEILS; from the coding sequence GTGAAAATCATAACTCTAAACGGCGCGAAAATGCGCGAGAAAACGGCGGCCTTTGAGTATCTGGCGCGAAAATTCGGCCTGGGTCCCGAGATAAAAAACCTCGACGCGCTTTACGACGCGCTCGGCGAGATAAACGAACCTACGCAGATAAATCTAAAAAATCGTGCCGCACTTGCCTCGCTAGGGGGTTATGCAGACGATCTGATCGCCGTTTTTACCGATCTAGCGGAGGAAAACGAGCAGGTAAAATTTGAGATTTTATCTTGA
- a CDS encoding ribonuclease domain-containing protein — translation MNKQLIRNVILPLAVLLLAALFKFIIPDNSTAPKQNQPQSEFRGGSAEKNIAAAPSVNVVKDGIYTSKDEVAAYIYRFGGLPQNFITKKEAIALGWDAKSGNLWQVTDKKSIGGDRFSNREKKLPEASGRKWFECDVGYRGGRRGAERIVFSSDGLIYYTPDHYENFYLLYERRRQ, via the coding sequence TTGAACAAACAACTCATTAGAAACGTCATCTTGCCGCTAGCCGTTTTGCTGCTCGCGGCACTATTTAAATTTATCATCCCGGATAACTCGACCGCTCCGAAACAAAATCAGCCGCAAAGCGAATTTAGAGGCGGCAGCGCAGAGAAAAATATAGCCGCCGCGCCGAGTGTAAACGTCGTAAAAGACGGCATTTATACCTCAAAAGACGAGGTTGCGGCGTATATTTATAGATTCGGCGGGTTGCCGCAAAACTTCATCACCAAAAAAGAGGCGATCGCGCTCGGATGGGACGCTAAAAGTGGCAATCTGTGGCAGGTCACGGACAAAAAAAGCATCGGCGGCGACCGCTTTTCAAACAGAGAAAAAAAGCTGCCCGAGGCTAGCGGGCGCAAGTGGTTTGAGTGCGATGTCGGATACCGCGGAGGGCGACGCGGAGCAGAGCGTATCGTCTTTTCTAGCGACGGGTTGATCTACTACACGCCCGATCATTACGAGAACTTTTATCTACTTTATGAGCGGAGGCGGCAGTGA
- the upp gene encoding uracil phosphoribosyltransferase → MKNVRLISHPLIEHKLAILRDKNTEPFQFRMLVDEISHLMIFEATRDLALRDVSVQTPVAQAQAKKLATKVMICPILRAALGMLDSVFTIIPDASVGFLGFQRNEKTAEAEFFYAKLPRDAKNRLAIIIDPMFATGGTAIDAVKFLRENGIKQIKFISIIAAPEGLKRFSEVYPDVEVYTAAIDERLNEKNYIVPGLGDAGDRVFNTL, encoded by the coding sequence ATGAAAAACGTCAGGCTCATCTCACACCCGCTCATCGAGCACAAACTAGCGATTTTAAGGGATAAAAACACCGAGCCGTTTCAGTTTAGGATGCTCGTGGACGAGATCAGCCACCTGATGATATTTGAGGCGACTAGAGATCTGGCGCTGCGCGACGTGAGCGTGCAGACTCCGGTCGCCCAGGCCCAGGCCAAAAAGCTCGCGACAAAGGTGATGATTTGCCCGATTTTGCGAGCAGCGCTGGGTATGCTTGATAGCGTATTTACGATCATTCCCGATGCTAGCGTTGGCTTTTTGGGCTTTCAGCGAAACGAAAAGACCGCGGAGGCGGAGTTTTTCTACGCTAAACTGCCTCGCGACGCCAAAAACCGCCTAGCCATCATCATCGATCCGATGTTTGCCACCGGCGGTACGGCTATCGACGCGGTTAAATTTTTACGCGAGAACGGCATCAAACAGATCAAATTTATCTCCATCATCGCCGCTCCAGAGGGACTAAAGCGATTTAGCGAAGTTTACCCGGACGTCGAGGTCTATACGGCTGCGATCGACGAGCGACTAAACGAGAAAAACTACATCGTGCCGGGTCTTGGCGACGCGGGCGATAGGGTGTTTAATACGCTTTAA
- a CDS encoding malic enzyme-like NAD(P)-binding protein, producing the protein MTHVTNEEALAYHEGGKIEIKVKTPCATARDLSMAYTPGVAVPCKEIEADNELAYKYTNKANLVAVITDGTAVLGLGDIGAVAGKPVMEGKAVLFKKFANVDAFDIELDEHDPDKIVEICKALSPTFGGINLEDIRAPKCFEIERKLQEAVDIPVMHDDQHGTAMITSAGIINAMEISGKDISKIKIVVSGAGAAGIACAKMYKALGAKHIVMVDSKGVIHKGRTDLTPEKLEFALETADRTLADAMKGADMFLGLSKPGVVTKEMVASMNDEPIIFALANPTPEIFPEDVASVRNDVMMGTGRSDYPNQVNNVLGFPFIFRGALDVRAKKITENMKMAAARALANLAKEPVPAEVCEAFGVKELKFGKDYIIPKPFDKRVLTAVAPAVAQAAVDDGVARVKDFDVKAYTEKLAKGL; encoded by the coding sequence ATGACACACGTAACTAACGAAGAGGCGCTCGCGTATCACGAGGGCGGCAAGATAGAGATAAAAGTAAAAACCCCATGCGCGACGGCTAGAGACCTATCTATGGCCTATACGCCGGGCGTCGCGGTGCCTTGTAAAGAGATCGAGGCCGACAACGAACTGGCCTACAAATACACCAACAAAGCAAATTTAGTAGCCGTCATCACCGACGGTACGGCCGTGCTCGGTCTAGGCGATATCGGCGCAGTAGCTGGCAAGCCCGTGATGGAGGGCAAGGCGGTTTTGTTTAAAAAATTTGCAAACGTAGATGCATTCGACATCGAGCTAGACGAACACGATCCAGATAAGATAGTTGAAATTTGCAAAGCGCTCTCTCCAACTTTCGGCGGTATAAATTTAGAAGATATCCGCGCTCCGAAGTGCTTTGAGATCGAGCGCAAACTACAAGAAGCAGTCGATATCCCGGTCATGCACGACGATCAGCACGGCACGGCGATGATAACAAGCGCAGGCATAATAAACGCGATGGAGATTTCTGGCAAAGATATCTCTAAAATCAAAATCGTAGTTAGCGGCGCGGGCGCGGCTGGCATCGCATGCGCGAAGATGTATAAAGCGCTTGGCGCAAAACACATCGTGATGGTAGATAGCAAAGGCGTGATCCACAAAGGCCGCACCGACCTAACTCCGGAAAAGCTAGAATTCGCCCTAGAAACCGCCGATAGAACGCTAGCGGACGCTATGAAGGGCGCGGATATGTTCCTAGGCCTATCAAAACCCGGCGTCGTGACGAAGGAAATGGTCGCCTCTATGAACGACGAGCCGATTATTTTCGCGCTTGCTAACCCGACTCCGGAAATCTTCCCCGAAGACGTCGCTAGCGTGCGAAACGACGTGATGATGGGAACCGGCCGCAGCGACTATCCAAACCAGGTAAATAACGTACTTGGCTTTCCGTTTATATTCCGCGGCGCGCTAGACGTCAGAGCCAAAAAAATCACCGAAAATATGAAAATGGCTGCGGCGCGTGCGCTTGCAAATTTGGCTAAAGAGCCGGTACCTGCGGAGGTTTGCGAGGCGTTTGGCGTAAAAGAGCTAAAATTCGGCAAAGACTACATCATACCAAAACCGTTTGACAAACGCGTCCTAACGGCGGTAGCTCCTGCCGTAGCGCAGGCTGCGGTCGATGACGGCGTAGCTAGAGTAAAGGATTTTGACGTCAAAGCCTATACCGAAAAGCTAGCGAAGGGTCTGTAA
- the gltX gene encoding glutamate--tRNA ligase, with the protein MQNSQIVTRFAPSPTGYLHIGGLRTALYNYLYARANGGKFLLRIEDTDLKRNSEEATQAIKEAFAWCGLDHDGEVTYQSRRFGVYKEYVQKLLAEGKAYKCYMSKDELDALRAEQEARKERPKYDNRYREFTGTPPAGVEPVIRIKAPLSGEIMIDDGIKGEVKFRVEDILDDFIIARSDGTPTYNFTVVIDDALMGVTDVIRGDDHLSNTPKQIVLYDALGFKAPKFYHVAMINGEDGSKLSKRHGATDVMEYKRMGYLPEALLNFLVRLGWSHGNDEIFGMDDMLKYFDPHDINKSSSTYNASKLEWLNAHYIKTLPYERLAREMLSFEIDFKAMPKGEVLLNSLRERSKTLVEMSQSARTIINAPSAYDEKAYAKFITPESKENLAKFAEILGENLDAKGYEEMTGKFLEANGLKLKDLAQALRVALTGNSVSPGIFEVLEVLGADETKKRIKNILKENK; encoded by the coding sequence ATGCAAAATTCACAAATAGTAACTAGATTTGCCCCCTCTCCGACCGGATATTTGCACATCGGCGGGCTTAGGACGGCGCTTTATAACTACTTATACGCTAGAGCAAACGGCGGGAAATTTCTGCTGCGCATCGAAGATACCGATCTAAAACGCAACTCCGAAGAAGCGACGCAAGCGATAAAAGAGGCCTTTGCATGGTGCGGACTGGATCACGACGGAGAGGTGACGTATCAGTCGCGTAGATTTGGCGTTTATAAAGAGTATGTACAAAAGCTGTTAGCCGAGGGCAAAGCCTACAAATGCTACATGAGCAAGGACGAGCTAGACGCTCTGCGCGCCGAGCAAGAAGCGAGAAAAGAGAGGCCTAAATACGACAATCGCTACCGCGAATTTACAGGCACTCCGCCTGCGGGAGTGGAGCCCGTCATCCGTATCAAAGCGCCTCTAAGCGGCGAGATCATGATCGACGACGGTATAAAAGGCGAGGTCAAATTTAGAGTCGAGGATATCCTGGATGATTTTATCATCGCGCGTAGTGACGGCACACCGACCTATAACTTCACGGTCGTGATAGACGATGCGCTGATGGGCGTAACCGACGTCATCCGCGGCGACGATCACCTCTCAAATACCCCGAAACAAATCGTACTCTACGATGCACTGGGATTTAAAGCGCCGAAATTTTACCACGTCGCGATGATAAACGGCGAGGACGGTAGCAAACTGAGCAAACGCCACGGCGCGACCGACGTGATGGAGTATAAGCGCATGGGTTATCTGCCTGAAGCTCTTTTAAATTTCCTCGTGCGCCTAGGTTGGAGCCACGGAAACGACGAAATTTTCGGCATGGACGATATGCTAAAGTATTTCGATCCGCACGATATAAACAAGAGCTCAAGCACCTATAACGCAAGCAAGCTAGAGTGGCTAAATGCCCACTATATCAAGACTCTGCCGTACGAGAGACTAGCACGTGAGATGCTTAGCTTTGAGATAGATTTTAAAGCGATGCCAAAGGGCGAAGTGCTGTTAAATTCATTGCGCGAACGCTCAAAAACGCTAGTTGAGATGAGCCAGAGCGCAAGAACGATAATAAACGCTCCAAGCGCATACGACGAGAAAGCCTACGCTAAATTTATCACGCCCGAAAGCAAGGAAAATTTGGCTAAATTTGCCGAAATTTTAGGCGAAAATTTAGACGCCAAAGGCTACGAGGAGATGACGGGTAAATTTTTAGAAGCAAACGGCTTAAAGCTAAAAGACCTAGCTCAGGCGCTTCGCGTCGCACTAACGGGAAATAGCGTAAGTCCGGGGATATTTGAGGTGCTCGAAGTTTTGGGCGCGGACGAGACGAAAAAACGAATAAAAAATATTTTAAAGGAGAATAAATGA
- a CDS encoding peptidylprolyl isomerase, whose amino-acid sequence MLKKISFAAFFLSFCMANASQISNGIAVIIENEPITVNEVRKAAAQLQTSEANALNLLIRDRLETAQIKNLKIEASDYELNQRLQKIASESGMSASDLRSAVLSKGGDYAQFKDDVAKTIKQEKLYQSIFADAKINISENAARAYFEQNRDLFAHFTDVSVTRYVAPSMQLLEAARHSSPMNTNHSVHMDVLDLKSEQIPPQLRTIFQQTPDGTFTQIFQTPEGFEMFYVASKKGQTMPEFDEVRDEAMNALYKLEQDRVIGEYFNKLRAKANVKYLR is encoded by the coding sequence ATGTTAAAAAAGATCTCATTCGCCGCGTTTTTTCTCAGTTTTTGTATGGCTAACGCGAGCCAGATCTCAAACGGCATAGCCGTCATCATCGAAAACGAACCCATCACCGTAAACGAAGTACGCAAAGCCGCCGCGCAGCTGCAAACAAGCGAAGCAAATGCGCTAAATTTACTGATCCGCGATAGACTAGAAACTGCGCAGATCAAAAACCTAAAAATCGAAGCCAGCGACTACGAGCTAAATCAAAGGCTGCAAAAGATCGCAAGCGAGAGCGGCATGAGCGCCTCAGATCTGCGCTCGGCCGTGCTATCAAAGGGCGGCGACTACGCGCAGTTTAAAGACGACGTCGCAAAGACCATAAAACAAGAAAAGCTATATCAAAGCATATTTGCCGACGCTAAAATCAACATTTCAGAAAACGCCGCGAGAGCGTATTTTGAGCAAAATCGCGACCTTTTCGCGCACTTTACCGACGTGAGCGTGACTAGATACGTGGCGCCTTCGATGCAGCTTTTAGAGGCCGCCAGACACAGCTCCCCGATGAACACCAACCACAGCGTGCACATGGACGTGCTGGATCTAAAAAGCGAGCAGATCCCGCCTCAACTACGAACGATATTTCAGCAGACCCCGGACGGCACTTTCACGCAGATTTTCCAGACTCCCGAGGGCTTTGAGATGTTTTACGTAGCGTCTAAAAAGGGGCAAACGATGCCTGAATTTGACGAGGTCAGAGACGAAGCGATGAATGCGCTTTATAAACTCGAGCAAGACCGCGTCATCGGCGAATACTTCAACAAACTCCGCGCCAAAGCCAACGTCAAATATCTACGCTAA
- a CDS encoding DUF3137 domain-containing protein: MNINEAIEATAKKQSECKRRYIKSVILGLFFTFGVLLIGGEIVMYIFDSSGAGDLFAAVYLPFIILAINISACYALDAEKDYTSFFKNTFIRIAIKDVNTIFKYDPQAGISKQEFRKINIYSRDRFRAEDLISGTYNGVKFNLSEAISIPRDAKLKLGDSPGLNLISLIFFAWSTMKDMQAFSGSVLVCEFYKKFSSQTIVASRTLNTKFIGEKEQMDDVFFSKEFRVFADDKVEARYLLTPAFMERLRELKEKFAGKMGVSAAFMDDKFYLFLNGAKNKFGTTIFSLPPSLYDVNQIKKEISELLSIIDELNLNLDIFK, encoded by the coding sequence TTGAACATAAACGAAGCCATAGAGGCAACCGCAAAAAAGCAAAGCGAATGCAAAAGGCGATATATTAAAAGTGTAATTCTTGGACTCTTCTTTACCTTCGGCGTGCTTTTGATAGGAGGTGAGATCGTTATGTATATATTCGACAGCAGCGGAGCTGGAGATTTATTTGCAGCCGTCTATTTGCCGTTTATCATTCTTGCTATTAACATATCCGCATGCTATGCGCTGGATGCGGAAAAAGATTATACGAGTTTTTTTAAAAATACGTTCATTCGCATTGCAATAAAAGACGTAAATACAATCTTTAAATACGATCCCCAAGCAGGCATAAGCAAACAAGAATTTAGAAAAATCAATATTTATTCACGCGACAGATTTCGTGCCGAAGACCTAATTAGCGGAACGTATAACGGCGTCAAATTTAATCTTAGCGAAGCTATAAGCATACCCAGGGATGCCAAACTAAAACTAGGCGACTCGCCCGGACTTAACCTAATCTCTCTAATATTTTTTGCTTGGTCAACGATGAAAGATATGCAGGCCTTTAGCGGCTCGGTTTTGGTCTGCGAGTTTTACAAGAAATTTAGCAGTCAAACGATAGTCGCGAGCCGCACGTTAAATACTAAATTTATAGGCGAAAAAGAACAGATGGATGACGTGTTTTTTAGTAAAGAATTTCGGGTCTTTGCGGACGATAAGGTTGAGGCGAGGTATCTTTTGACGCCCGCGTTTATGGAGCGCCTGCGAGAGCTAAAGGAAAAATTCGCGGGGAAAATGGGGGTGAGCGCGGCGTTTATGGACGATAAATTTTACCTATTTTTAAACGGAGCGAAAAATAAATTTGGAACAACTATCTTTTCGCTACCGCCGAGCCTTTATGACGTAAATCAGATAAAAAAGGAAATTTCAGAGCTTTTATCTATCATAGACGAGCTAAATTTGAACCTTGATATTTTTAAGTGA
- a CDS encoding NAD(P)H-dependent oxidoreductase, which translates to MKTLVVLSHPNFAASRLNKALVNAAKSAGAEVRHLEGLYGTDALKIDVAAEQEAFSRADRIVFLFPMMGFNVPSMLKAYIDYVLSRGFAYGEGAKIAGKQLQIAVSAGGGLGEYSKHGAIKFTLNEILLPLQCCADFCELVYGRIFASCGVEPGVPDSAIEAHAARFTMLLNDELEEHEYQI; encoded by the coding sequence ATTAAAACGCTAGTAGTTTTATCCCACCCAAATTTCGCCGCCTCTCGCCTAAACAAGGCGCTGGTAAACGCCGCTAAAAGCGCGGGCGCCGAGGTTCGCCACCTAGAGGGACTTTACGGCACCGATGCCCTTAAAATCGACGTCGCAGCAGAACAAGAGGCGTTTTCGCGCGCCGATCGCATCGTATTTTTGTTTCCGATGATGGGCTTTAACGTGCCCTCCATGCTAAAGGCCTACATCGACTACGTGCTTAGCCGCGGCTTTGCCTACGGCGAGGGTGCGAAGATCGCGGGCAAACAGCTACAAATCGCCGTTAGCGCGGGCGGCGGGCTAGGCGAATACTCTAAACACGGCGCGATCAAATTTACTCTAAACGAGATTTTACTGCCGCTTCAGTGCTGCGCGGACTTTTGCGAGCTCGTTTACGGGCGGATTTTCGCTAGCTGCGGAGTGGAGCCGGGCGTGCCAGATAGCGCGATAGAGGCGCATGCGGCGAGATTTACGATGCTCTTAAACGACGAGCTTGAAGAGCACGAATATCAAATTTAA
- a CDS encoding MqnA/MqnD/SBP family protein, with the protein MIFGKIDYLNLLPFHVFLKRSRLSSQDKKIIEFKKGVPSKLNRDLRCRRIDAAVISSIESRKKRYKKVSLGIVARGDVKSVLVRKGTAARPDPASASSNALAGVLGLEGEVLIGDRALKAYLREGEEVFYDLGRAWRERTGLPFVFGRFSCVNGRGAYERLAREFLRANVKIPNYILAKYAQTRDISADDIKWYLKFISYEIGAKEQKALRIFFKEVRKNGRTAKLLA; encoded by the coding sequence ATGATTTTTGGCAAGATTGATTATCTAAATTTGCTTCCTTTTCACGTATTTTTAAAGCGCTCGCGCCTAAGCTCGCAGGATAAAAAAATCATCGAATTTAAAAAGGGCGTGCCAAGCAAACTAAACCGCGATCTGCGCTGCCGCAGGATCGACGCCGCCGTGATCTCAAGCATCGAAAGCCGCAAAAAGCGCTACAAAAAGGTGAGCCTGGGTATCGTGGCTAGGGGCGACGTCAAAAGCGTGCTCGTGCGAAAGGGCACCGCCGCGCGTCCCGACCCCGCGTCTGCGAGCTCAAACGCGCTAGCTGGAGTGCTAGGGCTTGAGGGCGAGGTGCTCATCGGCGACCGCGCGCTAAAGGCGTATCTGCGGGAGGGCGAGGAGGTGTTTTATGACCTTGGGCGGGCGTGGCGCGAGCGGACGGGCTTGCCGTTTGTTTTCGGGCGATTTTCCTGCGTGAATGGGCGCGGCGCGTATGAGCGGCTGGCGCGCGAGTTTTTGCGAGCAAATGTCAAAATCCCAAACTACATCCTCGCCAAATACGCCCAAACCAGAGACATCAGCGCGGACGATATCAAATGGTATCTCAAATTTATCAGTTACGAAATCGGCGCAAAGGAGCAAAAGGCGTTGCGGATATTTTTCAAAGAAGTGCGAAAAAACGGACGCACGGCAAAGCTTTTGGCATAG
- a CDS encoding DUF1566 domain-containing protein, whose translation MRDAQILQVSQNIPSNNNSANLHNDSKVETPSLVKSEAVPAARITPPSNEAMYRDDSKKVVIDSIYRLMWQDGADIFEGDWDEAERYCENLNFAGYLDWRLPNRLELLSIEDDSMVINESFKYIGKDEYGDEAYWSSTENSNISSTAWVVVFEGDDGYWEDISVRRFVRCVRQY comes from the coding sequence GTGAGAGACGCTCAAATTTTGCAAGTTAGTCAAAATATTCCGTCCAATAATAACTCGGCAAATTTACATAACGACTCTAAGGTAGAAACTCCGAGCTTAGTCAAATCCGAAGCAGTGCCCGCCGCTCGCATCACACCGCCAAGTAATGAGGCGATGTACCGCGACGACAGCAAGAAAGTCGTGATAGATAGCATATATAGGCTGATGTGGCAAGACGGAGCTGATATATTTGAAGGCGATTGGGACGAAGCGGAACGCTACTGCGAAAATTTAAATTTCGCAGGATACTTAGACTGGAGATTGCCAAACAGATTAGAGCTTTTAAGCATCGAGGACGATAGTATGGTTATAAATGAGTCCTTTAAATACATAGGAAAAGACGAATACGGAGATGAAGCTTACTGGAGTTCTACTGAAAACTCCAACATCTCGTCGACCGCGTGGGTCGTGGTTTTTGAGGGTGATGACGGCTACTGGGAAGACATTTCTGTTCGCCGCTTCGTGCGGTGCGTCCGGCAGTATTGA
- a CDS encoding ankyrin repeat domain-containing protein: MLNLGADIRAKDRFGLSPMAYAIMLNSVDTAKILLEKGVKFEEVEYVAYFILNSKEGYGWMSSLIIDGNDITINYTIDPDHPGRYPDTDINNPACVKTCDGEKVEPLKK, from the coding sequence TTGCTAAATTTAGGAGCCGACATAAGGGCTAAAGATAGATTCGGCTTGTCTCCTATGGCTTACGCCATTATGCTAAACTCCGTTGATACGGCCAAGATATTACTAGAAAAAGGGGTTAAATTTGAAGAGGTGGAGTATGTGGCGTATTTTATATTAAACTCAAAAGAGGGCTACGGATGGATGTCATCGCTAATAATAGACGGTAACGACATAACCATAAACTATACGATAGACCCGGATCATCCTGGACGATACCCTGATACTGACATAAATAATCCAGCCTGCGTCAAAACTTGTGATGGCGAGAAGGTAGAGCCGTTAAAGAAGTAG
- a CDS encoding formate dehydrogenase-specific chaperone: protein MDNNLTKARAYFYEFLAYPLFFHEHGGKFDRWREQLAYLATSPVTPQSEAAFANLAKFDFEKFAREQNDVLFDFSYSNIPLNASFYEDGRDDGAARLRVIECLKLSPYRRDKEACKDSEDYVGFIFLATATFLRDEVAGAANISSKLFTDVTNKFIDEFIKFLSAHKNADFFASYAVILRDFIDLERAVLGVEAPAAPIGDSAAVASMKKEPFQSKMPTAKTKLRWEEFSPVISQEFDD from the coding sequence ATGGATAATAACTTAACCAAGGCGCGCGCGTATTTTTACGAGTTTTTGGCCTATCCGCTATTTTTTCACGAGCACGGCGGTAAATTTGACCGCTGGCGCGAACAGCTAGCCTACCTAGCGACTAGTCCAGTTACGCCCCAGAGCGAAGCCGCGTTTGCAAATTTAGCCAAATTCGACTTTGAGAAATTCGCCAGAGAGCAAAACGACGTGCTTTTTGACTTTTCTTACTCAAACATCCCGCTAAACGCCTCCTTTTACGAGGACGGGCGCGACGACGGCGCGGCTAGGCTGCGCGTGATCGAGTGTCTGAAGCTAAGCCCGTACCGCAGAGACAAAGAGGCCTGCAAAGACAGCGAGGACTACGTCGGATTTATATTTTTAGCCACGGCGACCTTTTTGCGCGACGAAGTAGCGGGCGCGGCAAATATCAGCAGCAAGCTATTTACGGACGTTACGAACAAATTTATCGACGAATTTATCAAATTTTTATCCGCTCACAAAAACGCCGACTTTTTCGCCTCTTACGCGGTTATCTTGCGCGATTTTATCGATCTTGAGCGCGCGGTGCTAGGCGTGGAGGCTCCTGCGGCGCCGATCGGCGACAGCGCGGCGGTAGCCTCGATGAAAAAAGAGCCGTTTCAAAGCAAGATGCCTACGGCCAAAACCAAACTCCGCTGGGAGGAGTTCTCGCCCGTCATCTCGCAAGAGTTCGACGACTGA
- a CDS encoding 4Fe-4S binding protein gives MKEFGFYNDFDENLMLNEQIEINGEGEYLVSNSPKLKSSVVAPEINFYLKNTADSVLDKAKNTLLLYEARASAFDLARDIDYEKPVGKNVVIVSNGGRENLANLLKVKGFKTIELTHFEIKFIYGAAGELSVLVLRPDGEFEVDCDFFLVENAREYMLKQSGCYEIAGKSDEEIASLLDAQSPKFKFKSHVHYDSTICQYHERRHEICGRCVEACPTVAILKEDETKHLVFSHIDCVNCGGCVSVCPSGALDYSDMPRNSFAQIAKLYRGKIALIVPAKANLENLSVNLPANVLPFAVSGERFLSETHLLTLLQESGAQVVIYEQNIGKGTKDAVDIVNQIYELKFNEKAVLVAQNEDKLKSALSQAKFIEGSQHSITEYAMPKREIFAKRLEWLVDGQNLGSVSTTELIRYGRVEINQDTCTLCLSCVGACNVAALVADKKTNSIVFNPSVCTACGYCELSCAEKDTIFLRPGKIDLEPSFFTFSELARDELFACIECGKEFATKKAVEKIASIMAPRFNGDKAKLKTLYCCSDCKAKVMIKAQMDQMKEEVLNG, from the coding sequence ATGAAAGAATTCGGTTTTTACAACGATTTTGACGAGAATTTGATGCTAAACGAGCAGATCGAGATAAACGGCGAAGGCGAGTATCTCGTCTCAAATTCGCCTAAACTAAAATCAAGCGTCGTAGCGCCGGAGATAAATTTTTATCTAAAAAATACCGCAGACTCGGTACTGGATAAGGCTAAAAACACGCTTTTGCTTTATGAGGCTAGAGCCAGCGCCTTTGACCTAGCGCGCGACATCGACTACGAAAAACCCGTCGGCAAAAACGTCGTGATCGTTAGCAACGGCGGACGCGAAAATTTGGCGAATTTGCTTAAGGTTAAAGGCTTTAAAACCATCGAGCTGACGCATTTTGAGATCAAATTTATCTACGGAGCCGCAGGCGAGCTAAGCGTGCTAGTTTTGCGTCCCGACGGCGAGTTTGAGGTGGACTGCGACTTTTTCCTAGTAGAAAACGCACGCGAATACATGCTAAAGCAAAGCGGCTGCTACGAGATCGCAGGCAAAAGCGACGAGGAAATCGCCTCGCTGCTAGATGCGCAAAGCCCGAAATTTAAATTTAAAAGCCACGTCCACTACGACTCCACGATCTGCCAGTACCACGAACGCAGACACGAGATCTGCGGCAGGTGCGTCGAGGCCTGCCCTACGGTAGCGATCCTAAAAGAAGACGAAACCAAGCACCTAGTTTTTTCGCACATCGACTGCGTAAACTGCGGCGGCTGCGTGAGCGTATGCCCTAGCGGCGCGCTTGATTACTCCGATATGCCGCGAAATTCGTTTGCCCAGATAGCCAAACTATACCGCGGCAAGATCGCGCTAATCGTGCCTGCAAAGGCGAATTTAGAAAATTTAAGCGTAAATCTACCCGCAAACGTGCTGCCTTTTGCCGTGAGCGGCGAGAGATTTTTGAGCGAGACGCATCTGCTTACATTGCTTCAAGAAAGCGGCGCGCAGGTCGTGATCTACGAGCAAAATATCGGCAAAGGCACCAAAGACGCGGTGGATATCGTAAATCAAATTTACGAGCTTAAATTTAACGAAAAAGCCGTCCTAGTCGCGCAGAACGAAGACAAGCTAAAAAGCGCCCTATCTCAGGCTAAATTTATCGAGGGCTCTCAGCACTCCATCACCGAGTACGCCATGCCAAAGCGCGAAATTTTCGCCAAGCGCCTAGAGTGGCTTGTGGACGGGCAAAATTTAGGCTCCGTTAGCACCACCGAGCTCATCAGATACGGCCGCGTCGAGATAAATCAAGACACCTGCACGCTGTGCCTAAGCTGCGTGGGAGCGTGCAACGTCGCTGCACTAGTCGCAGACAAGAAAACAAACTCCATCGTCTTTAACCCGAGCGTCTGCACCGCGTGCGGATACTGCGAGCTTAGCTGTGCGGAAAAAGACACGATATTTTTGCGCCCCGGCAAGATCGACCTGGAGCCTAGTTTCTTTACCTTTAGCGAGCTAGCCAGAGACGAACTTTTCGCCTGTATCGAGTGCGGCAAGGAGTTTGCGACCAAAAAGGCCGTCGAGAAGATCGCCTCGATCATGGCGCCTAGATTTAACGGCGACAAAGCCAAGCTAAAGACGCTTTATTGCTGCTCGGACTGCAAAGCCAAAGTGATGATAAAAGCGCAAATGGATCAAATGAAAGAAGAGGTTTTAAATGGATAA